TTCTGTTcgtagtagtagtagtaataaaGTTGGCTTCATTCTATAGTTAGATTATCTTGTGATTTTActagagaaaaaaaagtaagGCACGTGACTTATATTCAGGGCGGTGGTCCTACCTCGAAGGTTAGATTTTTCCTTCTCCAAACCGCCCTTATGGTGTTGAAATTTGCAACAATGCAATAACCAAGTAGTTATAACCCTATTGGCCATCGCCAAATACTGACAATTTTTATACAtcacaatatcaaattaaacaaacagattaacaaacaaataaactaAATTAAGTTACATACTATTTAGCTATACCTCGGCCCCCCCTCTCTTCTAACGTAAAAATCCTTTACGACTCTTTTGTGGAGCTGGTTGTGCTGGTGGGTCTTGtggtaataatttttgtttttctaattgagcctttttctcttctaataatttgatttgtttagtcaatttatctttcatttctttaTGTCTGGCAAATAAATCAGCTTCAGATCTttgtaatttcttttccttttcacTCACTTTTTGTTGGAAAACCAGTTTCATTTCTGCTTCCATCTTGGCTAATTTAGCTTCATGTAAAgctctttcttcttcttgtttagCAGCAGGATCAAATTCTCTGAAAACAGTATTATCTTGTTCAATACCCATTctcttcaatttttcagttCGATAATTTTCATAAAGAACATTGGCAGTATGTTCTTTTAATTCCTCTAAAAAGTTTCTAACTAACAATTGGCGtaatttaacaaaatcattgtggttttcattatcaacttCAATAACCCCCCATGGATATTTTCTACCTCTAACTAAACGACCATCGGGAGTTTGAACTTCATTAGTTGAACCAACAACGGCAAATGGGAAACTATCTATGATCAGTCTAGTGTTAGCagattcttcttcatcatattcaaaatcagttggtttaaaaattttgattccTTGATGACTAATATCAGCTAATATCCTGTGTTTGAACTctaaaatttcttcatcagtcAAAGTATCAGATTTAGCAATAACTGGAATCAAATTGACTTTTTCATGAACTTGCTTCATCAATGCAATATCTAAAGCTCTCAATGAATGACCAGTTGGTTCAAtgaaataaagaaaagcATGAACTCTATTGTCAACAACAGCAGTTCTGttaattcttgattctGCTTCTAAATAAGAATCAAATCTACTATtgatttcatcaacaattggTTTCCAAGCCTCGacattattgattgattcaCCAAATCCAGGAGCAGTAATAACACTTACTTTCAACTTGACaccatcttcttcaatttctgCTTGAGTTGATTTGATCTTGACAGAaacatcttcttcttcacctTCGTCAAATTCATCGGAATCGTGTTGCAGGGTTATAATATCACGGTTAAACAAAGTATTAATCAATGTGGCTTTACCCAATCCACTTTCACCAATGGCCATAATGTTCAAACTGAATCCTCTTCTAATAGATTTTCTATGCCATTGTTTTGGTAAATTGGCAAACCCAACATAACCATTTAACACttttttaatgatttttatattttgtgGAACAATTTCTCCTGTGGTAGAATGATCAACTATATTAGAAATAACAATTTGTTAGTAAGATTTCTTGTCATTATAGATGATTGATCTACTATTACCGATCAATCAATACcattattagtagtagtagtagtaatataCATACCTGCAGCCATCTTTAGTTGTatgtttcaaaaaaaaagaacttATGATTTGACGACTGAACTTTGGCGTgtaagtaaaaaaaaaaaaagaacaacaacaaaaaaaaaacaaaaaaaaaaacctgAATTATTTGTGAGGTGAGAATACTAAAGGGGATAAAAATTAATTCTATTTAATGAATAATCTTAAGGAACTAAATTCTGCAagcaaaattaaaaaaatgaaaaaaaatttctgaattaaaaattgattaaaggTTTGGTTCGTTGTCTTTTtgaaatgaataaaaaaaagaaagaaagaaagaaagaattcTAATAAAAACACAACACGAAGGATTTTTCTAAagttttctctttctcattctgatttttttattttcgtTTCGTTTTTAattgtattgttttgttttgtctaaaaaaaatttggctgatttgtttatatttttttctgtgtgtgtgtatgtgtgtgtgtgtgtcaAGTACTTGCAATTTGACTAAACAATTCTTCgttaaaacaattttaatttatgCAAAACCCGCGTTGGCCCccttgaaaaaaaaaaaaaagactgAGATATATGGCGTCAACATAGGAGGTTGCTCACGTGATCTGGCTTAAAAATTGGGTTCAAACACATTAAATGAAACTTTAAAAAGCTTAATGAGTTTGTTCATCAAGTTTCCTTAAGCTTTTACACCACTAGACATAGTTGAGTTCAAGGTATTGGTCAAttagaacaacaacacatGGTAGCTTGGTAGTTGCACTAAAATTGACTTGatataaattttcaataatatttttcaccaaattcttacaaaaatattcatCCAAGTTTAAACAACCATTGAATGTAGACGCCATAAGttaatataattttaataaaaacacGACTTAcatcaaaataaatataaacaaacaaagcAAACAATTGTATTATTGATAGTACATACTTTActtatttttgttgttgttgttgttgcaattGCTCTAGCAAGAATTGTAAACCTAATTTTGCAAATTCGCTCATATTTACATTTCGATCAGTTTTACCAGTATGATAACTCGTTGAAGCATCACCATTGGGACCCGATAATCCTATATACACTGTCCCCACACCATCAGCATCAACAACACCagattcattattattattatcttttgtctcttcatcttttttcaaatgcaAAGCTGTTGAAGGACCAGCAAATCCAGTTTCTGACAATACAAATGTTGAACCCAATtcatattttgttgttcgAGCCAATTTCAAAGCTACTTGTTCACTTGGACCcatataattatttatttcattttcagaCCATCCGGAAAGTTTTAATCTTGTTTTCATCgaatataataatttaccACCAATATAAAAATCCGATGCCCCTGGTACTGACACTAAGTATGCTGATATCAATCCACCACAAGCAGCTTCAGAAACTGCCAATGTCTGATTTCTCGTTCGTAATATTGTGGCTATTTCTAATACAATTTGTGCTATATCTTCAGGTGGGAATGCCATGCTTTTTTGGTAAgtcaatattttttaaatgtgGTTAGCTAGTgtcaaacaataaatcGATTTATCATGTTACTTTTGtagtgttttttttttatttccgTTGGTTCATGTTTTCTGAGTAATGTTGGGGTAGTGTACTGATTTCAAAGTACATGTATAAGTAGTTTTTTTCGTTGCTTCTCAAACACCTACAGTctttttttcgtttttctTGAGAGTTTTGTTCATCTTAGTGGCGTAAAATATATCAAGAGgaacaccaccaccaccaacaacaacaacaacaactgttTTTGAAACTTCATCAATTGCATATCTCAAATCATGGCATCATCTAAATCTTTAAAATTCCACGCTGGTAAAGTACAATACGACGAAGAAACTAACCGTTGTACCCCTTTACAACATAAGGGAGTTATATCAATAAAACCAAGTGCTGAAGAACCCGACTTTTTAGATTTCACATGGACACCAAAACAAGATCAAACTCAAGCTACACCTGGTAATATAGAGAAAgatgaatttttattaatacCTGGAGATGTCACTATTAAACATATGAAATCATGTAATACTGGAAGAGTGTTTGCTTTGACATTTTTAAGTTCCGGTgctaaatatttatattggTTACAAGATGTTGGAGATATAGATCAATTGGATAAATTGACTGAAAAGgatcaaaaaataattcaagacattgttgatttaataacCATTAatgaagaggaagaagttgaacaacaagaagaaaacaaggaaatcaaaaaagaagaggaaCCAATAAAGGCGTAAGTATAGAAcgttcaatttttttttttttttaagttgtatttgtttgaaattgatagctatatatatataacaaataaagttgaaaagaaaaacaatgtAACTTTGATTGTGGAATTGTAGTTATAATACTAACTATTACTAAGTCAAGAAcctaaattcaaattgcCTATTGGAAGTATTTCTTCTGTTTTAGATATTGATTCTATTGATTCTCatcttgataaattgtCATTGGAACAATTAAAGGAAATGTATGGTGATTATCTTCCTCCATCAATTGCTTCAAACCCTACAAAAAGTCAAATTATGGAAGTGGTACGTAGTGGGTTTTTCCAACAGTGTGAACAAAAACTCAGTGAGCTGTTACGAGGCAACTCAGGAGCAGGGTATTTGATGTCACAAAGTTTGAAATACGATTATAAAGGAGAAGGTGTTGAAAGCTTTTTCAATGGTGTTAGAGAATTAGGTAAAAAGGAACAAAACGACAAAGATGAAGACATGAAAGATTGAGCAGCCATATAAGAACAAGTAAATAGAATTGCTAATGTTATAAGACTTTATTAAAGTCCAACTGTGAATTAAGTTATAGTACTGATCGATTTTTACAACCAATTATAAATGTATAAtggaaataaaaatgaaacgAAACTTACCACCTTAGTATGCATTTTACTAGGCAACTGACTTTGCCACTAAGAAGTAGGAAAATCCTCACCCCCTTTTCATACTACAACTCAaatgatattttcaaaacGTTATACAAAAAACTTCTTAAATTAATACTATACAATAAAGAAAACGAACTAAAAAGACAATTAGAAATACAACCCAGTTTAACCACCGAAACCATACAAGGTTCTACCTTGTCTCTTCAAAGCGTAAACAACATCCAATGAAGTGAcggtttttcttttagcGTGTTCAGTGTAAGTAACAGCATCTCTGATAAcattttccaaaaattgtttcaagACAACTCTGACTTCTTCATAGATCAAAGCAGAAATACGTTTAACACCACCTCTTCTAGCCAATCTTCTGATAGCTGGTTTTGTAATACCTTGAATGTTATCTCTTAAAATCTTTCTGTGACGTTTAGCACCACCTTTTCCTAAACCTTTACCACCTTTTCCTCTACCGGTACCAGAcatttttgattaattgatttatttgtagatgtttaataaaataaagttGTGACAACTAAATCtgttattgaaaagaagaaagaagaaaaaaaaaatggaaataaaaaattttgttaaaGACTTGTTGATCTATTTATGTTTTCTccttttgaaattataatgTTGAATAAGATTGCGAGGTTTTGAGGTTTTCCCACTTTAAAAACAAGTAATAGTTTAAAAAAGAGAGTCGTGGGAAATGgtaatttaaaattgggAAGTGAAAGAAACAAggagagagaaagaaacaaagagagagagagagaagaGAGACTAAAATGAAAGTAAAACAATAAAGGGGAGTAAAGGAAGAAGAGTTCTTgtaagaaaaagaaaagaaatggaATTTGATGATGGAGGTTCCTTACACTAAGAGTGAGAAGTAAACTACAAGAGAGAAGAGAGGAAGAAAAACGAAAACTatttttgtcttttgtGCGCGACAAAAGAGTTTTCTTGTCGCATGATGGGGAAGAATAAAAGAGGAACCattccaattccaattccatTCCTTCCTGTCTTTTTGGTTCCATTTCGCACCAGGcacaaacaaaacaatacactttttctttttttggtgtCATTTTTATTCTGCTTGTTGTAAATCTGAGAACGAGAATTATACGCCACTTTTTGGTCTCTCTctcttctctttctctttatCTCTCTCTCTTCCTTCACTTCACCACACAAAAACATAATAATTCCAAAACAACGccaaaacttgaaaaaccaaaaaacaaacaacaaacttAGTAAGATCAGAAACTATTTAAAATAATCCAATTCTCAACTTCTAAgggaattttttttttggagaatttccttttcctttttataTATCATCTAAACATTTTATCAACACACAACAATGGCTAGAACTAAACAAACTGCTAGAAAATCCACCGGTGGTAAAGCCCCAAGAAAACAATTAGCTTCCAAAGCTGCCAGAAAATCTGCCCCATCTACTGGTGGTGTCAAGAAACCACACAGATATAAGCCAGGTACCGTTGCCTTGAGAGAAATTAgaagatttcaaaaatctACTGAATTATTGATCAGAAAATTACCATTCCAAAGATTAGTCAGAGAAATTGCTCAAGATTTCAAAACTGATTTGAGATTCCAATCTTCTGCTATTGGTGCTTTACAAGAAGCTGTTGAAGCTTACTTGGTTGGTTTATTCGAAGATACTAACTTGTGTGCTATCCATGCTAAGAGAGTTACCattcaaaagaaagataTGCAATTAGCTAGAAGATTGAGAGGTGAAAGATCTTAGGTTAAGCTCGTGGCGGGTGTTTTATggattattgtttttaattcttttgtattatttaggtatcctttttttttattaaataagTTAATGTATTTTAGTTTAAAGATTTCGAAATTGATTATGAGTTTGCCACTTGTAAAATTAATTGGGTGCTACCAAGCTGGCCAAGTATAAAGCcacttgaaaaaaataaaacaaacatCCGGTATGCTTCACACCCAATTCTAATTGACTTGCTATTACTGTTTAACGGAAAAACAACGTTAGAGGAGttacaaaataaataacaTCAACCTTATATTAGAATCAAAACATATACACTGCCCCCCCCCcttaataatttttaaaatgGATATACCTGTGGTTCCTTAGTAGGATCCAATCCATTTGCTTCTTGTTCCAAAGCTTTCTTCTCCAAATAAGGCAATAATGCATCTTTAAAAATATGGAAACCCTTGTATTCACCAACATCTTCACTCCAACTTTGGATACCATTCAATAATCTTCTTGGGATATAAGGTTCTTCACATAATTGTGTAACGGGAAGAAAATAAGTTCTAATAGTGAAAACAATTGCTCCACTAATAGGTAATCTTCTTAAACTTTGTCTTTCACTtctaaaatataatttattgacATCATCAGATTCATCAGCGGTATACCAACcgattttttcttcattttctgAACCAATGGAAACTGACCAAtccaaattattatcagtttgaatgaaataattattaCGGACCACGGGGGAATTAACCGTTAATCTACggaaaaatttattcatacctgatttcaattgtttatcaTATTGAGGCACATCACCACTTTTATGAATATCATCTAATTTCATGCCAAACTTATCTTTTAATCTCCAAAATCCAGCAAGACAAATACATCCAGATTCCAAATAATAACTTCCATCTTCCTTTTCTATCATAATGGCAAGATCATCTTGTACTAATTTAGCAGCAGTGACAATGGggtttaaatttgatttatcttTTAAATCGTATTTCTCACCAGTAGGTATAATGTTCATGAttccattttcaaatttaaacaTTGTCGGATATCTAGCAGGTAAATATTGACATAattcttgtaataattCCCAACTTGCATCTTGAGCCAAATCAGACATCCCGGAAAGTTctgattctttttcttgtaatcgtttcaattttaaatcatgATAAAATTTCCATTCATTATCTAATTCAATCCATGAATCCCAATTCATACTTCTTATCCCCATAGTAACATTGTATTTATGTCTAAATGCACGATATGGGATTGGTCtagttttttcaaaatcccAATTAGGAAATGGTGGTGGAGTAGGTGTCTTGAATGAATAATCAGGTTTCCAATATCCTAATGGTCTATCAGCTATTTTATAATCTTTAGATGTGtttgtatttgtatttgtatttttgtttgaGTTTACCTTTGGTTTTGGCTTTTGAAGATATGAGAGATATACAAGTATAGCAGcaattggaattgataATAGTATCAAATTATTGACCCCTAAAGATCTAAGAATACCGGATTCTTCAATAGTAACATTCATAGTGGGGTTGAGATTGCAAAGGAAAGGAACAATTTAGAGaacaattcaacaaaactTACATCTTTACACGTATATAGGtgcatatatatatatatatatagttCTATTAGTTACAATTCATAGAGAAAGTTTAtctcaaatcaaattatacGAATTAGGATTATCTATACGTTTAGTCTTGCTCTATTCTCTATCagtgattattattattaaaattattcttGCCTTTTATTTCTCTCCACTTCCGTCGTATCATTTTTCTGTTTCAGGAAAAAATTTGCAACCGTAAAGTCGTGTACCATACCTCAATAATCTCCAACTGTTGCCCTATCAAGCAAAATAAGTCAgtcacacacacacactaCTTTATCctttatcaattatcattatcattatcatgCTGGAGGTAAAAATGCTGCAAATAATCCAGTTTGAACAAAATTCCATACTATGCAATAACCAATGGCATATTTAGCCCAAGGTTTCTTTAAATTATAAGCCAATGtccaata
This genomic stretch from Candida albicans SC5314 chromosome 1, complete sequence harbors:
- the CDC3 gene encoding septin (Septin; essential for viability; functional homolog of S. cerevisiae Cdc3p; down-regulation associated with azole resistance; macrophage/pseudohyphal-repressed; virulence-group-correlated expression; gene has intron) gives rise to the protein MAAVDHSTTGEIVPQNIKIIKKVLNGYVGFANLPKQWHRKSIRRGFSLNIMAIGESGLGKATLINTLFNRDIITSQHDSDEFDEGEEEDVSVKIKSTQAEIEEDGVKLKVSVITAPGFGESINNVEAWKPIVDEINSRFDSYLEAESRINRTAVVDNRVHAFLYFIEPTGHSLRALDIALMKQVHEKVNLIPVIAKSDTLTDEEILEFKHRILADISHQGIKIFKPTDFEYDEEESANTRSIIDSFPFAVVGSTNEVQTPDGRLVRGRKYPWGVIEVDNENHNDFVKLRQLLVRNFLEELKEHTANVLYENYRTEKLKRMGIEQDNTVFREFDPAAKQEEERALHEAKLAKMEAEMKSVFQQKVSEKEKKLQRSEADLFARHKEMKDKLTKQIKLLEEKKAQLEKQKLLPQDPPAQPAPQKSRKGFLR
- a CDS encoding uncharacterized protein (Ortholog of C. dubliniensis CD36 : Cd36_03980, C. parapsilosis CDC317 : CPAR2_107050, Candida tenuis NRRL Y-1498 : CANTEDRAFT_113999 and Debaryomyces hansenii CBS767 : DEHA2D12518g), translating into MAFPPEDIAQIVLEIATILRTRNQTLAVSEAACGGLISAYLVSVPGASDFYIGGKLLYSMKTRLKLSGWSENEINNYMGPSEQVALKLARTTKYELGSTFVLSETGFAGPSTALHLKKDEETKDNNNNESGVVDADGVGTVYIGLSGPNGDASTSYHTGKTDRNVNMSEFAKLGLQFLLEQLQQQQQQK
- a CDS encoding proteasome regulatory particle lid subunit (Ortholog(s) have ubiquitin binding activity, role in ubiquitin-dependent protein catabolic process and proteasome regulatory particle, lid subcomplex, proteasome storage granule localization), with amino-acid sequence MASSKSLKFHAGKVQYDEETNRCTPLQHKGVISIKPSAEEPDFLDFTWTPKQDQTQATPGNIEKDEFLLIPGDVTIKHMKSCNTGRVFALTFLSSGAKYLYWLQDVGDIDQLDKLTEKDQKIIQDIVDLITINEEEEVEQQEENKEIKKEEEPIKAQEPKFKLPIGSISSVLDIDSIDSHLDKLSLEQLKEMYGDYLPPSIASNPTKSQIMEVVRSGFFQQCEQKLSESLRGNSGAGYLMSQSLKYDYKGEGVESFFNGVRELGKKEQNDKDEDMKD
- the HHF1 gene encoding histone (Putative histone H4; repressed in fkh2 mutant; regulated by Efg1; fluconazole induced; amphotericin B repressed; farnesol regulated; colony morphology-related gene regulation by Ssn6; Hap43-induced; rat catheter and Spider biofilm repressed) — protein: MSGTGRGKGGKGLGKGGAKRHRKILRDNIQGITKPAIRRLARRGGVKRISALIYEEVRVVLKQFLENVIRDAVTYTEHAKRKTVTSLDVVYALKRQGRTLYGFGG
- the HHT21 gene encoding Hht21p (Putative histone H3; amphotericin B repressed; regulated by Efg1, farnesol; Hap43-induced; rat catheter and Spider biofilm repressed), with protein sequence MARTKQTARKSTGGKAPRKQLASKAARKSAPSTGGVKKPHRYKPGTVALREIRRFQKSTELLIRKLPFQRLVREIAQDFKTDLRFQSSAIGALQEAVEAYLVGLFEDTNLCAIHAKRVTIQKKDMQLARRLRGERS
- a CDS encoding uncharacterized protein (Ortholog of C. dubliniensis CD36 : Cd36_04020, C. parapsilosis CDC317 : CPAR2_107000, Candida tenuis NRRL Y-1498 : CANTEDRAFT_113990 and Pichia stipitis Pignal : PICST_32780), with the protein product MNVTIEESGILRSLGVNNLILLSIPIAAILVYLSYLQKPKPKVNSNKNTNTNTNTSKDYKIADRPLGYWKPDYSFKTPTPPPFPNWDFEKTRPIPYRAFRHKYNVTMGIRSMNWDSWIELDNEWKFYHDLKLKRLQEKESELSGMSDLAQDASWELLQELCQYLPARYPTMFKFENGIMNIIPTGEKYDLKDKSNLNPIVTAAKLVQDDLAIMIEKEDGSYYLESGCICLAGFWRLKDKFGMKLDDIHKSGDVPQYDKQLKSGMNKFFRRLTVNSPVVRNNYFIQTDNNLDWSVSIGSENEEKIGWYTADESDDVNKLYFRSERQSLRRLPISGAIVFTIRTYFLPVTQLCEEPYIPRRLLNGIQSWSEDVGEYKGFHIFKDALLPYLEKKALEQEANGLDPTKEPQVYPF